The following coding sequences are from one Acipenser ruthenus chromosome 7, fAciRut3.2 maternal haplotype, whole genome shotgun sequence window:
- the LOC117415549 gene encoding serine protease HTRA1B-like isoform X2 yields the protein MLWQVFWSGLLFVPLLFAEARISKRYVVGCPDRCDKSQCPPIPTECLAGDTLDQCDCCPVCAVGEGESCGGSGRLGEPVCGEGLECSVSDGVAHSLTVRRRGKAGVCVCESSEAVCGSDGVSYRNICELKRVSQRAEKLKQPPVIFIQRGACGQGQENPDSLRHRYNFIADVVEKIAPAVVHIELYRKMTFSKREVAVASGSGFVVSEDGLIVTNAHVVANKHRVKVELKNGATYDAKITDVDEKADIALIKIDTAAKLPVLLLGRSADLRPGEFVVAIGSPFSLQNTVTTGIVSTTQRGGKELGLRNSDMDYIQTDAIINYGNSGGPLVNLDGEVIGINTLKVTAGISFAIPSDKIRQFLAESHDRQAKGMTAPKKKYIGVRMMSLTTTLARELKQQHKDFPDVTSGAYVIEVIVKTPAAAGGVKEHDVIISINGKLITTSSDVSDAIKKDSTLRMVVRRGNEDVILTVVPDEIDP from the exons ATGCTTTGGCAAGTTTTCTGGTCCGGTTTGCTATTTGTACCCTTGCTGTTTGCAGAAGCCAGGATCTCTAAGCGATATGTCGTTGGTTGTCCCGACCGATGCGACAAGTCGCAGTGCCCTCCGATTCCAACAGAATGTCTCGCTGGGGACACACTTGACCAATGCGACTGCTGCCCGGTCTGCGCAGTCGGGGAGGGAGAGTCCTGTGGCGGATCGGGGAGGCTCGGGGAACCGGTCTGCGGAGAAGGGCTGGAGTGCTCTGTTTCAGACGGCGTGGCTCACTCTCTGACGGTGAGACGGAGGGGCAAAGCTGGGGTGTGCGTCTGCGAAAGCTCCGAAGCAGTTTGCGGGAGCGACGGCGTGTCCTACCGAAATATCTGTGAACTGAAAAGAGTCAGCCAGCGTGCGGAGAAACTTAAGCAGCCGCCTGTAATCTTCATTCAGAGAGGAGCGTGCGGacaag GTCAAGAAAACCCAGACAGCCTCCGGCACAGATACAACTTCATTGCGGATGTGGTGGAGAAAATTGCGCCTGCTGTGGTTCACATTGAACTGTACCGCAA GATGACGTTTTCGAAGCGGGAGGTTGCTGTGGCGAGTGGCTCTGGTTTTGTGGTCTCGGAAGACGGGCTGATTGTCACAAATGCTCACGTGGTGGCCAATAAGCACAGAGTGAAGGTGGAGCTGAAGAATGGGGCCACTTACGATGCCAAAATCACAGACGTGGACGAGAAGGCGGACATTGCACTAATTAAAATAGACACTGCG GCTAAGTTGCCCGTTCTGCTGCTGGGCCGATCAGCTGACCTGCGGCCGGGGGAGTTTGTGGTGGCCATCGGGAGCCCCTTCTCCCTGCAGAACACAGTGACCACAGGGATCGTCAGCACCACCCAGCGAGGAGGCAAAGAGCTGGGCCTCCGCAATTCGGACATGGACTACATCCAGACCGATGCCATCATTAAC TATGGGAATTCCGGAGGCCCTCTGGTGAATCTG GACGGCGAGGTGATCGGGATCAACACTCTGAAGGTGACGGCCGGCATCTCCTTCGCCATTCCCTCTGATAAAATCAGGCAGTTCCTCGCGGAGTCCCACGACCGACAGGCAAAAG GGATGACTGCACCAAAAAAGAAGTATATTGGAGTAAGAATGATGAGCCTCACTACCAC GCTTGCCAGGGAACTGAAGCAACAGCACAAGGATTTTCCAGATGTCACCTCCGGAGCGTACGTGATTGAAGTCATCGTGAAAACACCAGCTGCAGC CGGAGGGGTGAAGGAACACGATGTGATCATCAGCATCAATGGGAAGCTAATAACCACATCCAGTGACGTCAGCGACGCCATTAAGAAGGACAGCACCCTGCGCATGGTGGTACGCAGAGGGAACGAAGACGTCATTCTGACTGTTGTCCCCGACGAGATCGACCCCTGA
- the LOC117415549 gene encoding serine protease HTRA1B-like isoform X1, producing MLWQVFWSGLLFVPLLFAEARISKRYVVGCPDRCDKSQCPPIPTECLAGDTLDQCDCCPVCAVGEGESCGGSGRLGEPVCGEGLECSVSDGVAHSLTVRRRGKAGVCVCESSEAVCGSDGVSYRNICELKRVSQRAEKLKQPPVIFIQRGACGQAGQENPDSLRHRYNFIADVVEKIAPAVVHIELYRKMTFSKREVAVASGSGFVVSEDGLIVTNAHVVANKHRVKVELKNGATYDAKITDVDEKADIALIKIDTAAKLPVLLLGRSADLRPGEFVVAIGSPFSLQNTVTTGIVSTTQRGGKELGLRNSDMDYIQTDAIINYGNSGGPLVNLDGEVIGINTLKVTAGISFAIPSDKIRQFLAESHDRQAKGMTAPKKKYIGVRMMSLTTTLARELKQQHKDFPDVTSGAYVIEVIVKTPAAAGGVKEHDVIISINGKLITTSSDVSDAIKKDSTLRMVVRRGNEDVILTVVPDEIDP from the exons ATGCTTTGGCAAGTTTTCTGGTCCGGTTTGCTATTTGTACCCTTGCTGTTTGCAGAAGCCAGGATCTCTAAGCGATATGTCGTTGGTTGTCCCGACCGATGCGACAAGTCGCAGTGCCCTCCGATTCCAACAGAATGTCTCGCTGGGGACACACTTGACCAATGCGACTGCTGCCCGGTCTGCGCAGTCGGGGAGGGAGAGTCCTGTGGCGGATCGGGGAGGCTCGGGGAACCGGTCTGCGGAGAAGGGCTGGAGTGCTCTGTTTCAGACGGCGTGGCTCACTCTCTGACGGTGAGACGGAGGGGCAAAGCTGGGGTGTGCGTCTGCGAAAGCTCCGAAGCAGTTTGCGGGAGCGACGGCGTGTCCTACCGAAATATCTGTGAACTGAAAAGAGTCAGCCAGCGTGCGGAGAAACTTAAGCAGCCGCCTGTAATCTTCATTCAGAGAGGAGCGTGCGGacaag CAGGTCAAGAAAACCCAGACAGCCTCCGGCACAGATACAACTTCATTGCGGATGTGGTGGAGAAAATTGCGCCTGCTGTGGTTCACATTGAACTGTACCGCAA GATGACGTTTTCGAAGCGGGAGGTTGCTGTGGCGAGTGGCTCTGGTTTTGTGGTCTCGGAAGACGGGCTGATTGTCACAAATGCTCACGTGGTGGCCAATAAGCACAGAGTGAAGGTGGAGCTGAAGAATGGGGCCACTTACGATGCCAAAATCACAGACGTGGACGAGAAGGCGGACATTGCACTAATTAAAATAGACACTGCG GCTAAGTTGCCCGTTCTGCTGCTGGGCCGATCAGCTGACCTGCGGCCGGGGGAGTTTGTGGTGGCCATCGGGAGCCCCTTCTCCCTGCAGAACACAGTGACCACAGGGATCGTCAGCACCACCCAGCGAGGAGGCAAAGAGCTGGGCCTCCGCAATTCGGACATGGACTACATCCAGACCGATGCCATCATTAAC TATGGGAATTCCGGAGGCCCTCTGGTGAATCTG GACGGCGAGGTGATCGGGATCAACACTCTGAAGGTGACGGCCGGCATCTCCTTCGCCATTCCCTCTGATAAAATCAGGCAGTTCCTCGCGGAGTCCCACGACCGACAGGCAAAAG GGATGACTGCACCAAAAAAGAAGTATATTGGAGTAAGAATGATGAGCCTCACTACCAC GCTTGCCAGGGAACTGAAGCAACAGCACAAGGATTTTCCAGATGTCACCTCCGGAGCGTACGTGATTGAAGTCATCGTGAAAACACCAGCTGCAGC CGGAGGGGTGAAGGAACACGATGTGATCATCAGCATCAATGGGAAGCTAATAACCACATCCAGTGACGTCAGCGACGCCATTAAGAAGGACAGCACCCTGCGCATGGTGGTACGCAGAGGGAACGAAGACGTCATTCTGACTGTTGTCCCCGACGAGATCGACCCCTGA